The region ACAGCTGAAGGAGAAAGCGACACCAACATAGTTAATAAAAGCaatatatttcatacatttgaTACAGAAAAGTCTAGGAATATGACCCAAACTGAATTGCATCGAAATTAACATTGCTGCACTTTGATGcaatgaaataaatttgtttgcGCTAAAGCCGTATTACAGTATGCATATTcagtttgtttcaaatatttcatatttaatagaTGTTGATAAGTCTAGGAATACAGCCCAAACTGAATTGCATTGAGATTAACATTGCCGCACATTGATGCAATGAAATAACAATGTTGGTACTAAAGCCCTATTATGCATATTCCACTATAAAGACGCACAAAGCGATCGCCTATAACGAGGGCCTGCATCATCTATTTCAGGTTTAGCGTTTCACTGGGTGAACAGTGTTATATCAACAAACTCGTTCTGTTCACAAATGAAACCTGTGTCCTCTGACTTGTTTATAAACAGAACTTGAATTTGCTCATTCCTTGCAAAAATGCTAATTCCTATGGAAAAGAAGTACCACAATCATAATGTTGTCAAAAATGAAATAGAGGAGTTATGTAAGGTGTCATGAGAAATTGGTTTGATTGTGTTTATCATGGAAATGCATAATACAGTTTCATAGGCTGGTTCAGAGGGAACCTAACATCTGACAGATGGAAAGTACCCTGGCTAAATTTGCATCAGGTCCTATGTAGATAACCGCATTTGAagttgtctactaatccccttacatctatctcattgtgttcacggTGCTCATTAACTGTCTGTCTTTTGTGCTTGTTGTTGTCCCTTCTgctactgttacttgtcattcagcctctgaagaagatcctgctaggatcgaaacgtcaggccaacttacttttacacattctattacacaggctctttagtggataagcagtttgttaacagatttattttatttcgcaTTTGAAGTTGACAGATTTTTCAACAGTTCTAGTGAACAGGTGGCGATCAGACTGATGAACTGCAAGACCATCAATTTATAAACATCAACTAAATTAATGGTGTACTGAAAGAATGAGAGACAAGGACTAGGAATGGACAAAGATGCTAAAAGTGACTTTACCATCTCCATGGTGCAGATCAAGATCGATGTAAAGGACCCTCTTGAAAGACTCTGTTAGTTTGAGGAGACTGATGACAATGTCATTAACATAACAAAAGCCAGCAGCTTCATCTCTGAAAAGAACAAAAGGCTTAATTACCAGCTATTCAGGACAATCAAACAAGGAGTGGACTAAAATGATATGTGTAACCATCGTATAAATAATCGTTTAGAAAAAGAACCATTTCTATCGTCAAATGGGAATGAAGGTAAAATTCTTCATATTTCCCAAAGTGGATGGGATCATGATGTTATACAATAAAAGATTTGGCAAAAGTCTTAAAGGGCATCAATGCATTAAAACTATATGTATATGATTTAACATACACCTATTGTAAATTCCATTAAAGTCTCTGTTTTGCCCCAGTCAACACTGTCACTGTCacttaaattttctttttatcatgTCTTTCAGAAGAAAACTTAATCATTCAACAATGGTTTTCCAATCAAAATATAGAGAAGAGAACCGACAGATGTGTCCTAAGTTATAAACTATCTTTATATTCTATGAAATAGACAACTGAACCAAAGTTCAATCCATTCATAAACTTTTGTCTCTCTGATGAGTGCAATAAACTCTTCATGCATAATACTTAATTTACACATCAAAGTCACTTCATTACATGTAATTGAAACTGACAAGTGATACATACAAAGAAAGGTTAAATGAGTTATATACTGTATCTACAGTAGAAAGGAGGACATCATTTCTACTTCAATCATCACCAAAAAAAGATCAGTCTAACCTTCTGCTATGATGCCAGCCTCCTGTCCAGTTGATGGCTACCTGATACTCCTTTGATGTCAGAGCTTGAACCCCGCTCAGCGATGCCCCCACGATCATCTTAGCTACCTCAAATATCCTAGGAAATGATGGACAATCACAAcctgaaagtaaaatataatttagaaATGTTCAAGTTTGTGTCTTGAGGTAGAAAAGGAACTGATCAATATATAACACTAGTATTTTACTCACCAGCCCTCACTAAGCTCTCAGGCAACAGCTGTTTTAAAGGTCATTAATATAATGTAGTGATATATTTTTGGCCTGGCCTGCATCCTCATTTCATATTCTCTGTCCAGTTCCATTAAATTtgagcaagggcgtaggaaccggggggggctgggggggcgccagcccccagtgaaaaacgtggaggggcggaagtatcattccgcccccctgcttcgcaagtcagaaaacccctttttcatttccaaatgagaaaaaaatctcatttggagcaccaaattgcatctaaggcctggtgaaaatacaaaattaagtttacaaaatggagtgggtgttgaagtgtgctatattgcaccaaattgcatctgatgatctgaggctacctggaaatgcaaaaaattccaaaggggagggggacaccccctccccttagacccctcccccaggccggccatcagtcttcagccccctcactcaaaagtaccttcctacgccactgaatttGAGAACTGGTATGCAGAATATTCCTTGTTTGATACCTTTAAGTACAGTTTAATGGCTTTTAATATGTGCTTGAGCCTCGGTGCAACACAAGAACTTAAAGTTTGGATTTGCTAAAACGATGTGGACAATTGGAGTCAATTTTGGTAGAACAAGACAGTACCCATAGAGGGCAGGCTACGAATTATAGAAATTTTTCCCTCTTCGACCTTCTTGAACATGCTTACAAATTTCATACTCCATCTGAGAAGGCTGATATTATGGCTGTTCCTACCTTGAGGATGACTGGACAGAGTTCTAACATCTTTTCAACCTTCATCATTATATTAAGAAATATTGATATACCAAAGGATAAAACAAATGCCTGATATAAACCCATTCTtcctactatatatatattctcaaaTTGGTTCTCCTTCCATCTTCCCTCTCGGCCAATTCAAACTACTATGCGTACAGTAGTTTGGAAGGTACATTATCAGACTCTAAAAGCAATATTTTCAGATGCAGTAAAGTCTTACTAATTCCAAATTCTTCCTTTTTCTCCATCCATTTCTCACTGTCCTCTTCCTCGTTCAGAAACTCTAAGAGGTCGACATACTCTTGAGAGTGGAAAGTCAAGAGGTGTTCCTTCCCGCCCTCAATGGGTGGCAGTACTGTTATTGGTCCATAAGTAAGAAGTCCATATGCTTCGATGAGAGTATGGACTCTACTTGCCTAAAAAAGAGAAACCATAATGTTGCATGTGGTTTCCTTAATTATTACCTATACTGTAATGGTACAGTCCATAAGATACATGTGTAATGCATATTAAGATAAACGTATGGCCGACAAAACAAAAGGATGGCCTAATATAGTACTAATCTCATTGACAGAAGACCTCTCCTCACAATCTCTTCTACCCTGGACAATGGGCACTGTTGGAGTACTCTCTTCAGGACAGAACATTGCACCCGTGGTTCAACTCTTTAAACCCATTTATATAAGAGTGAGCACATGTATATTGGTGGAATAAGTGGGCAATAGCACTTTGCTCTGAAAATTGACACACAGTGAATAATTCAGAATCCAAATTATGTGAAGCAGTTTTGTAGGTCTCGTATGAACTACAAATTGAATTGTATCCGATGTACAAAGACTGCTATACATCTTAGCATAAATTGCAAACAGCAATCTGACCATTTTCCGACATGTAACATCACATAAATTATTACCTGTTCTTCAACTTTAGGCTAAATGACAACCCTTGTCATtgagcctttgaagaagattcggctaggatcgaaacgtcaggcaaacttacttttacacattctcttatacatgctctctagtggataagcagtttgctaacagttttattttattttaattactatAGGAGAAGACTTTCAGATTTGCAGAATGTCTCTTGATTCCAGTAAACAATTATCAAAGCCAAAATGCACAAACCCTGTGAAAGACCCTTGGTAAAAGATTGCAAAGATCTATCAACTGTGGACTCCAGATATAGGCAACTCTTCGCAATGTTGGTGCAAACTGTGCTACTTGATCAGTTGGTATCTtctctttgacctttgacacagcTGGGGTAATTGCAGTTGGGACTTCTTTTTCTCTTAAATTAGTGACAGGCGAACTGGCTAATCTCTTGACTCCTCTCTGGAGATTTCCTTCATCTCTTTCTTGGTGATCCTTGGTGGTGGATTGTTCACATTTCTCCATAAGAAGTTCAAACCAACTTACATGATGCATTCCAGTCTTGAAAGGAGAGTTTGATGCAAGTTGATGTAGCCATCATCTTTCTGTGGAAGGGAAGCAATTGCTCACTCTCCATTCAATATCCATTCCAGGAAAAAAGGTTTAATTGCATCATGATGGAATATATTAATAAGTGCTAGGGTAAGCCTAGCAACAAGCAAAGGGCCTACAACAGTGCAAGATCTTAACATTTTTAAAGGCTTAATTGACCTCTTAAATAGGGATCAATGCATCAGACTTGGTATGTTCAAATACTGTTGGATTGTAGTGTAGGTTTCAACATAGAATAATGTATGTAATTATACATAATTTACTGTATCACAGGTTAGTCTTGCAGCTAGATACTGTTTATGATAGATCATGAGGGTAACATATACTAGTAATATTTACTAGCAGGGCTTCCTTTCATATTTGCTATTGCTGCAGCTACTAAATACTAGTAGAAGGATTATGCCAAAGTAAGGTGTCCCCTTAAAGTTTAAGGGAATaaagacttgcgcacaaagaaatgtctgatgtcggtaatctaacctagtttcgaatgaggtgtaacagaagtgttagactccactatcgatcccagaaaatacacacacagcttgctaccgtcggtaattagacactagtgtcgtcaatacatgcagctacggtcaatacccacaacacagtgtacatagcagcaatggacatctcaggtccagataaaagataacaaggtatcacatttcattactgtctgcattttgtagcgacaagaagaaaacttcacttgcaagcattGTAAAGTTAACCATATAAGTTATAGAgggtggcacgcggtttggggcgagtcttcaatgcctttcaaTCTTAGTTTAGGCTAAGGCTGATATGTATTTCAAAAAATTCACcaatttatttgtatatttatgatgcattgtttgtttgttttttgtaaatCAAATCAAGGGCACCCCTACAACTTAGTctgtactactactagtctTAAGTTGGTAACAAGTAGTACTGCCGTATAGTACTAGTTATACAGTAGTTCTTGACTAGCTAGgcccagagccgtatatagacgGCTCTGGCTAGGCCTAGCAAGTAGCAGGACTAACACCAAGCCTAACATTAGGCGATTATTATTCAAAGTGATACTAAGACTTGACATTAAAAAACGATATGTCAGAAATTGGTAATTTGCTTGAGCACCAGTACCTGCAACAACTGTGACAACCAAAAGTCAAGAAGTATATTTCGTGGCAGGTGGCTTTAAATCACGTCAGTCAGACAGCTACTCACTGTAGCAGTATTACAAATGAATGGATCATTCCATACATTCGGACAAATGGAACGACCCAGGCAGTGGGACTGGGTTGATCTTATTTGCATACATCACCCTGGGCTGGCAGATTTTATTGTTATACAGCAAGTATGTGATTCGAAATTGCCAATTAATCGTACCTGCATGGCCTAAAAAATATACTTGTTAGGAGTGATCCATGTGGAGCAGATATGACAACTCGTGGGGTTGGGGCAATTAATGAGGCGGagaagcagacggaaggggtGGTGATGAAGTATTATGGGAATGGGTACATGGAATGGAAGGGAGTGGAAGCATAAGGGGTGAAGAGATGTTGCAAAGGGGATGGAATGGGGTAAGAGCTAAGGCAGGTATATAACAAAAATTGAGCAAGACATTATTTGTCCACTGCTGTCTACACGAACGATGTCACTTTAGGCAATAGGGATAGAGTTCCAACGCCCACTATAACAAAATGGATTCATGTGTTTGGAACATGGCAGATGTTAAGATATTGGGTATTCAGAAGATTTTGAAATGGTTTAGGGTAAGGGTGGTCGGGCCAGAGGGTATAAGAGCCAATCAGAGCCCATACAACTTGAGGAAAGAATTAAAGAACAAAAGTTTCTTTGCCATTTTATTGGTGTAACTCCTCAAAATACAGAAATGCCTTCCTATCAGGACAGATATTTAGTTTCTATAGTGCCTTTTACTTCTTATGGCAAGCAAACCTTTCTAAGCAAACAGCAATATTCACCCATGAATGGTTTTCAGTTCCTGAGATAACCGACCACAGCATTACCGGCTGAAACATATCACTGAAAAAATTTCTGGTGACTTCTAAACAGTTTCCAGATGGAAGTACCAACTGTTTTCAAAGTGTGCATTCATGCTTAATTTTATATCTAAACTTGGAGAATAGAAACAGAGCACAAAATGATTAACCTAACATTGTTCCAATTAACtattataattgttatgttatttattaaaatattttttttaaatctttcagATCAAAAGAAAGCCAAATAACCTGATGAAATGGCACAATTTGATTGTATCAATTTAACATGTACTTTTTTATCtataacttttatttttgtttggcAATGAAATTTTCCATTGTGGAAAGTTAACTAGAAGGAAAAAACACTATGTAAGATAAATCACTGTGTTAACTTTTATAGACTCCAGTACTCTCTGAAAATCAAGGTGtttgtactactgtacatacccTAAACAATATAAAATGTTCCCATGTGCGAAGTGCTAATTTCATTCCCGTATGTAAAGTAGCACATTTGAttgcatataatatatatatatatatatatattaggggGGGGGTGACAATATTTTAGGAAGATATGGGTAGTGGCTGTGAATTTGGAAGACAGCCTATGCCATATCACCATTCTACCCAGGATAGTGGTCAGACTGCCAAAATTTTCACACATAAAAACAATTACATTATGAAATAATCCTGCAATCTGTACGAATTTACATTAATATCTACAATTCTGTTAATTATTGCGTGTTATGTTTTCCCAGCAGTCAGACAGCTTCTATGAATTTTCTTTCAGCCATGATGCGTTCACACACTTTCGCTTCAATTGTCCCTCCGCCGCTCACCGGATGCTGATTCTGATGCTGTTCTGAAACACGGAAATGAATAATGATATATAGCAACGAGAAAATGGAGTTTACCTTTAACATAACATAAGCCTCTgattgcaaaaaaagaaaacagattgaAAATCAGATTTCGACTTGAAAAACCTCACACACCAAAAGTGTCCTATGCAAAGGATGTAATTTCAAATCCTTGGACAACACAAATTCATATTGAGATAACACTTTTTCTTGATTCTgccaaatatatttaaaaaatttgaaACAGCTTTACAGTCAGTTAAAAATTAAACCAATTTCAAAACTACCAaactcaaaatatataaaatttatgcattaatgtaggaaataatttaatttaacattttgctttaaaaatgtgttaatttaacaaaatactgaaaaacGCTATGTACAAAAGCTGTAAAATTTTTCCCTATGTTCAGAAATTCATGTTCATGTTTACATCGATCATTGCTAGGTGGTTTGATAATTTGAAATTGCTTTGAACTGAAACAAATTGACACAACGCCACTTATATTGTGCAGCTCAGTTTacaacatttattgcaaaacacCGATGggttaaaaaaacaaacactcGGGTTCCAACAAGCGATTTTCTCTTAGgaatgaaaaatgtttcttttcagtCTGAAAACTTAACTGCATGGAGCAAGAAACATTTTTGGagtagtttttgtttttgttgagatAAGCAGATGAATGTATATTCCCTACAAATCCACACTCTGTATAGAGGTAGATGAAGCTTACCTATTACACCGAGATTGTCAAATCTTGAAACCGAGACTCCTCATACATTCCTTATGTGCTTCAATCAGATCCCCACATTCTGCCTCTCCTTTTTCTATAATGctgaaaattaataaaaatacaacaaacatcaataaaaaataatattaaaataaacttttTGGGCACATTCATCCTTTTCTTTAGGTGAAATGatgtaaaagaaagaaaaagttgcATACATGTGCATTGTCTATTCAGTGATGCAATATACTATGAAAAGTAGTACAACCATTTATAAACTCCACCAGAATTTTGTGTGTTATGTTTCCTGTTTCTTTAAAGTTCTGCAGGCTATATTTGAAAGAGTTTTAAGAAATCGTCACTTACAAATATGCTAATTGTTTGCCACAAGTTCAGGAAATGTTTTGGCCTTATTTCCCATTTTACAACACCAGCTGTTTTAACATACATTACATTATGTACTGCTAAATTTAACTATGCACCAGAATACTAAAATGTACAATAGCAATATGGATTGGCCAAATTGGGAATGAAGTACCCACCTCTCTGTGAAGCTGCAAATGTATAACACAGTATGCCAATGAAGGCCCTGTACAACACACTTTATACTTAATTTTAAGTAATCCACTCATAACCCCCAATCAGTTtccaaatatatatgtttactgcATTTACCATAAGTCCTACTCATGAGTCTTGGATACAGCATGTGTCCAGCAGTGTAGCAAAAATATGATAATCGTTACTACAAACTAAGCCTAGTCTGCAAGTACAACAATGTTGCTTGCAAGCTTTGCTGAAAGCTAGCttatatcagggagttgttccataacaactccctgcttataTATTATTGACCTTGGAATAGAATACTTTAGTAAAAGTAGGCTAATCACGCCTTCATCAAGGTAGCACACATAAGTTTTAGTAAGCTAGGCTTAGGCCTATGATAGGTTGAAAAGTAAATCCTCCTGTTTATATACCATTCATCTCTTGCTTTCTTCGTCTCTGGACAGGCACAACATGGCTTCAGTTTAGGTTTCTCCACCTCTTTATCGGCTGCCACCGATTTGTCTTCAATAGGTTCAGGCATATTTAGACCTAGATAGCTTGAGAAGTAATCAATGGAAGGCTCCTGTGGCGTCTGAATGTGTGATGGTGATATGTGCAAAATTCAAGCAAGTGCGTGTAAAGTCCATGTGAATCGCATAGCGATTATGTAATAGTATTTGAAAGCAAGGCGAAATATTACGTAATACGAAATGCTAGTGTGTTATAAATCTTTCTTAGATCATGACATTTTAAATTCCATATTTGTCATATATCTCAATAAATTAATCATTAAAcggaatatttatatatgtaattattatTCTGTAATTATAATTTGTTTGAAGTCAGTGATTTTACCTTGTTGCTTATTTCTCAAGTAAGTTGTATGatatatttctctttatttCTCACTTTACTGTCGTAGCTGTGGAAGCTTTGAACAGTCGTTAATAGGCTTACTTTCAGTGTTTACGAAACCACCCTGCGTAGAATTTGGTTTGATAAAAATTCATTTTGCAAACAATGGCCGATGCTACAGACCGTGGAGAGGTACAGAACCTGAATATAATTTAGAAATCAGTTTGTACTTATGGGAGGAAACTTAAGAAAAAATACCAGTTGTTTATTCCCGCTAGGTCGTATGATGAGGCTAGGCCTAGTCAGCTCACTCAGCTGAGGCGAACTAAGTTAGAGCCTAACTACTTACCGCAGTACTATTAGGCTACGTCCTAGTACTAGTACTGATTAGTGAGTAATTAGTATATCGTCTGTGATCAATGTCATTACCTAGTGAACATATAACCTTTGAAACCTCTCGTTTCATTCTTAGGGTTCACTTTTGCAGTGGTTGTTTTTTGAGCCCAGCtcctaataaaaaaatatatatatatattaaaaattaagaCCATTAACTTTGTACTATGAGTACGAGTATGAATTAAGGAGACCAGACAACTGTACTGTGGGCGTATGAATACAGCACCTTAAACTTTAAAGTTGTAACACCCAGTATGTGCTGTGAGTTTATGATAAGATAGACAAAAGAGTGACTCTAATACTTAATAGGTCTGCCTTTCTTACAGAAATAGTTTGCAGATATGTTTACATTCTGTGATGAGAATTTCATCATTgtacaacaaaattaaaatgc is a window of Apostichopus japonicus isolate 1M-3 chromosome 21, ASM3797524v1, whole genome shotgun sequence DNA encoding:
- the LOC139963096 gene encoding histone deacetylase 8-like; this encodes MHHVSWFELLMEKCEQSTTKDHQERDEGNLQRGVKRLASSPVTNLREKEVPTAITPAVSKVKEKIPTDQVAQFAPTLRRVAYIWSPQLIDLCNLLPRVFHRASRVHTLIEAYGLLTYGPITVLPPIEGGKEHLLTFHSQEYVDLLEFLNEEEDSEKWMEKKEEFGISCDCPSFPRIFEVAKMIVGASLSGVQALTSKEYQVAINWTGGWHHSRRDEAAGFCYVNDIVISLLKLTESFKRVLYIDLDLHHGDAVQDAFAHTSRIMTVSFHKYSPGFYPGTGSVEDVGFGRGRYHCVNVPLEDGITDVVFYTVVKRVMFEVQKAYQPSAVVIQCGADCLVGDPMNSFNLTLKGIGNCVDFILRWNLPTLLLGGGGYHTPNTARCWTQLTAVALGVRLKSEIPDHQFFLEYGPDYQLEITPSNRPDLNMKDCLRTTVQTVFNNLQHIETVFTDK